From a single Okeanomitos corallinicola TIOX110 genomic region:
- a CDS encoding helix-turn-helix domain-containing protein encodes MQAFNSSPPVEIQTRDRIINAARRLFAAKGFDGTTTRDLAQAAGVAEGTLFRHFANKKAILVEVATNGWVEILTDLLTELSEMGSYKAVAQVMRRRMWNMQKNMDMMRVCFMEVQFHPDLRDRIQTEVIDKMTDVAEAFFQTAMDKGVYRRMDAKLVAKVFLGMFAVAGFSDHTLIEPNASPQEMQQMAEGLADIFLNGVLVKE; translated from the coding sequence ATGCAAGCTTTTAATTCTTCCCCACCAGTAGAGATACAAACCCGCGATCGCATTATCAACGCTGCCAGACGTTTATTTGCTGCTAAAGGATTTGATGGGACGACAACCCGCGATCTAGCACAAGCGGCTGGAGTGGCTGAGGGTACTCTATTTCGTCATTTTGCCAATAAAAAGGCGATTTTGGTGGAGGTGGCTACTAATGGCTGGGTGGAAATTCTCACCGACTTGCTGACAGAATTAAGCGAAATGGGTAGTTATAAAGCTGTAGCCCAGGTAATGCGGCGTAGAATGTGGAATATGCAAAAAAACATGGATATGATGCGGGTTTGTTTCATGGAAGTGCAGTTTCACCCAGATTTGCGCGATCGCATTCAAACAGAAGTTATTGATAAAATGACCGATGTGGCAGAAGCATTCTTTCAAACGGCTATGGATAAAGGAGTATATCGCCGGATGGATGCCAAATTAGTCGCTAAGGTATTCTTAGGAATGTTCGCAGTTGCTGGTTTTTCTGATCATACCCTCATTGAACCTAACGCCTCTCCCCAAGAAATGCAACAGATGGCCGAAGGTTTAGCAGATATCTTTTTAAATGGGGTATTGGTGAAGGAATAG
- a CDS encoding DUF4332 domain-containing protein, translated as MVTKKITSKSSKSVLKACEWQIEELPGLNQEELSKLQNSGINTTLELVKQSKTLEAKLALSNKLQVHIQYIHKWVALAELASLPSVGIEYCGLLLHAGVISVAQLAEIPTHRLHQQIMRLQVATLQRRDLCPPVELVQQWSQQAKVIGSRNF; from the coding sequence ATGGTGACTAAAAAGATTACTTCTAAAAGTAGTAAAAGTGTTTTGAAAGCTTGTGAGTGGCAAATTGAAGAATTACCAGGATTGAATCAGGAAGAACTTTCAAAACTCCAAAATTCTGGCATTAATACCACATTAGAATTAGTGAAACAAAGTAAAACCCTAGAAGCTAAACTTGCATTAAGTAATAAATTACAAGTGCATATTCAATATATCCATAAATGGGTGGCTTTAGCTGAATTAGCAAGTCTGCCTAGTGTGGGGATTGAATATTGTGGTTTATTACTTCATGCTGGGGTGATTTCGGTGGCACAGTTGGCGGAAATTCCTACTCACAGATTACATCAGCAAATTATGCGGTTACAGGTGGCAACTTTACAACGTCGTGATTTATGTCCTCCGGTAGAGTTGGTACAACAATGGAGTCAACAAGCAAAGGTGATTGGTAGTAGGAATTTTTAA
- a CDS encoding peptidylprolyl isomerase, giving the protein MLELINVSAEDILYHTKISCQIPNILEAIATRKIIADQAKKVGIAITTEELQIAADNLRLANQLLKAEDTWTWLEKHHLSLDNFEEIAHTNLLSTKLANHLFADKVEPFFYAHQLDYVAAATYQVILEDEDLALEIFYALQEGEISFHEVARQYIKNPEQRRAGGYQGIRQRRDFRAEIAAAIFAANPPQILKPIITSKGAHIIMIEEIIQPELNEEINLKIMADLFSDWLQTEIKKLTITANLETYQDKNDSSSAQVLTTTN; this is encoded by the coding sequence ATGTTAGAATTAATAAACGTTTCTGCTGAAGATATTCTTTATCATACTAAGATATCTTGCCAAATTCCTAATATTTTAGAAGCGATCGCCACCAGAAAAATTATTGCTGATCAAGCCAAAAAAGTAGGTATTGCTATCACCACAGAAGAACTACAAATAGCAGCAGATAACTTGAGATTAGCAAATCAATTACTTAAAGCAGAGGATACATGGACATGGTTAGAAAAACATCATCTTTCCTTAGATAACTTTGAAGAAATAGCCCATACCAACTTACTATCTACAAAATTAGCTAATCACCTATTTGCAGATAAAGTTGAACCATTTTTTTATGCTCATCAACTTGATTATGTAGCAGCAGCAACATATCAAGTCATCTTAGAAGATGAAGATTTAGCTTTAGAAATATTTTATGCTTTACAAGAAGGAGAAATTAGTTTTCACGAAGTTGCTCGTCAATACATCAAAAACCCAGAACAACGTCGTGCAGGAGGGTATCAAGGTATCCGTCAACGTCGAGATTTTAGAGCAGAAATTGCTGCGGCTATTTTTGCAGCTAATCCCCCCCAAATTCTCAAACCAATTATTACATCAAAAGGCGCTCATATCATTATGATTGAAGAAATTATTCAACCTGAATTGAATGAAGAAATCAACCTAAAAATTATGGCAGATTTATTTAGTGATTGGTTACAAACAGAAATTAAAAAACTAACAATCACTGCCAACCTAGAAACCTATCAAGATAAAAATGATTCATCTTCTGCACAGGTCTTGACGACCACTAATTAA
- a CDS encoding pitrilysin family protein → MIKGKKLKFSLKFLQGWRFVSALVIAFLLTFNFSWVATAAAKHYTDLQFAPLPEIKLPQYERLVLDNGLVVYLMEDHELPLVSGTALIKTGSRLEAGDKIGLAEVAGSLMRTGGTVNHSADKLNEILEQRAASVETDINETAGSASFDSLTEDLETVFGLFAEVLQEPAFTQEKLDLIKTQARGGIARRNDNPSEIASREFKKLIYGQDSPYARTVEYATLDKISREDVVNFYQQYYYPNNMILGIVGDFNPKIMRSLIEKKLGNWKPNPNISKIQVPEVSSAKLGGVFFVDQPQLTQSNILIGHLGGDFKNPDYPALSVMNGVLNGFGGRLFNEVRSRQGLAYSVYGVWSPRFDYPGMFIAGGQTRSDATVQFVQALEAEIKRIQNQPITTKELNYAKESTLNSFVFNFQDPSQTLSRLMRYEYYGYPADFLFRYQKAVTATTTADVQNVAKKYLKPENLVTLVVGNQTAIQPPLTQLASQVTPIDVTIPDSQTQAQN, encoded by the coding sequence ATGATAAAGGGTAAAAAATTGAAATTCTCACTAAAGTTTTTGCAGGGTTGGCGGTTTGTTTCCGCTTTAGTGATTGCGTTTTTGTTGACATTTAATTTTTCTTGGGTAGCAACAGCAGCAGCAAAACATTACACAGATTTACAGTTTGCACCTTTACCAGAAATTAAATTACCTCAGTATGAAAGATTGGTGCTGGATAATGGTTTAGTTGTGTATTTGATGGAAGATCATGAGTTACCTTTGGTAAGTGGAACCGCACTGATTAAAACTGGTAGCCGTTTAGAAGCGGGTGATAAAATTGGGTTAGCGGAAGTTGCAGGTTCATTAATGCGAACTGGTGGAACTGTTAATCATTCCGCAGATAAACTGAATGAGATATTAGAACAAAGAGCAGCATCAGTAGAAACAGATATTAATGAAACTGCTGGTAGTGCCAGTTTTGACAGTTTAACTGAAGACTTAGAAACAGTATTTGGGTTATTTGCAGAAGTCTTGCAAGAACCAGCATTTACCCAAGAGAAGTTAGATTTAATTAAAACTCAAGCTAGAGGTGGAATTGCTCGCCGTAACGATAATCCTAGCGAAATTGCGAGTCGGGAGTTTAAAAAATTAATCTACGGTCAAGATAGTCCTTATGCGCGGACAGTGGAATATGCAACTTTGGATAAAATTAGCCGGGAAGATGTGGTTAATTTTTATCAGCAATATTATTATCCCAATAACATGATTTTAGGGATAGTTGGTGATTTTAATCCTAAGATTATGCGATCGCTGATTGAGAAAAAATTAGGAAATTGGAAACCTAATCCTAACATTTCTAAAATTCAAGTACCTGAAGTATCATCAGCTAAGTTAGGCGGAGTATTTTTTGTAGATCAACCCCAACTAACGCAAAGTAACATTTTGATTGGACATTTAGGGGGAGACTTCAAAAACCCTGATTATCCAGCATTAAGTGTCATGAATGGGGTATTAAATGGATTTGGTGGCAGATTATTTAACGAAGTGCGATCGCGTCAAGGTTTAGCTTACTCTGTTTATGGTGTTTGGAGTCCCCGTTTTGATTATCCAGGAATGTTTATAGCAGGTGGACAAACCCGTTCTGATGCTACAGTTCAATTTGTTCAAGCCTTAGAAGCAGAAATTAAACGGATCCAAAATCAACCAATTACCACAAAAGAATTAAATTACGCCAAAGAATCTACCCTCAATTCCTTTGTATTTAATTTTCAAGATCCCAGTCAAACCTTATCACGGTTGATGCGCTATGAATATTATGGTTATCCCGCTGATTTTCTGTTTCGTTATCAAAAAGCCGTCACCGCAACTACCACCGCAGACGTACAAAATGTAGCCAAAAAATACCTTAAACCAGAAAATTTAGTCACCTTAGTCGTAGGAAATCAAACCGCGATTCAACCACCATTAACCCAATTAGCATCACAGGTGACACCCATAGATGTAACCATACCCGATTCTCAAACCCAAGCCCAAAATTAA
- a CDS encoding ribbon-helix-helix domain-containing protein translates to MAKISISLPDELLNYIDQKVENRSALIENLLKQWQEKQQDEALAAACALVDELELGWESEWQNIAITEWEASG, encoded by the coding sequence ATGGCTAAAATCTCAATTTCATTGCCAGATGAACTACTAAATTACATTGACCAAAAAGTTGAAAACCGTAGTGCATTGATTGAAAATCTCTTGAAACAATGGCAAGAAAAACAACAAGATGAAGCACTAGCCGCAGCTTGCGCTTTGGTTGATGAATTAGAATTAGGTTGGGAAAGTGAATGGCAAAACATAGCGATTACCGAATGGGAAGCATCTGGATAG
- a CDS encoding Uma2 family endonuclease: MTIQILDKTTTISEQRFLLPGYYTWKEFEIIETLTADAADLRIIYLDGCIEFMTLGEQHEMIKTILGFLLELYSCEIGINLIPVGSATRRAKEKNASFEPDESYYIGEKKENPDLAIEINITSGSIDKLEKYKRFNITEVWFWENNQLSLYHLKNDNYEQINQSELLLDLDIDLLASCVLMTSIIDARTAFIQGIKK, translated from the coding sequence ATGACTATCCAAATCCTAGACAAAACTACCACAATTTCCGAACAGCGATTTCTTCTACCTGGTTATTACACCTGGAAGGAATTTGAAATCATAGAAACCTTAACCGCAGATGCAGCAGATTTGCGAATAATTTATCTTGATGGGTGCATTGAATTTATGACGCTTGGTGAACAACATGAAATGATTAAAACCATTCTTGGTTTTTTACTAGAATTATATTCCTGTGAAATAGGTATAAATCTGATTCCAGTAGGGAGTGCTACTCGTCGCGCAAAAGAAAAGAATGCTTCCTTTGAACCTGACGAATCTTATTATATAGGTGAAAAGAAAGAAAATCCAGATTTAGCAATTGAAATTAATATTACCAGTGGAAGTATTGATAAACTAGAAAAATACAAACGGTTTAATATTACTGAAGTTTGGTTTTGGGAAAATAATCAATTGTCTTTATATCATCTCAAAAATGATAACTATGAGCAAATTAATCAAAGCGAATTATTGCTAGATTTAGATATAGACTTATTAGCGAGTTGTGTTTTAATGACTTCTATTATTGATGCAAGAACCGCATTTATTCAAGGTATTAAAAAGTAG
- a CDS encoding HetP family heterocyst commitment protein produces MIQENFPKHKQVDRVFKNSHFQEIIKAIILGKYAWACVLFLRFSGYDPLEYIPYETYEKLMYDNSLVHEDHQSCNHTKPKNTVFRIY; encoded by the coding sequence ATGATTCAAGAAAATTTTCCTAAACATAAACAAGTTGATCGAGTTTTTAAAAATTCCCATTTTCAAGAGATTATTAAAGCTATTATTCTTGGTAAATATGCCTGGGCTTGTGTTTTATTTCTGCGGTTTTCTGGGTATGACCCCCTAGAATATATACCTTATGAAACTTATGAAAAGTTAATGTACGATAATTCTTTAGTTCATGAAGATCATCAAAGTTGCAATCATACAAAGCCGAAAAATACTGTTTTTAGAATCTATTAA
- a CDS encoding pitrilysin family protein gives MKHSTLEFRLRILDWFKERTKTISRLFALTLVLIIFCWSVTPQLAIALQPSQTSIQPYLDRVIKELTEFRLDNGLKFIVLERHQAPVVSFLTYADVGGIDEPDGQTGVAHFLEHLAFKGTKRIGTTDYQAEKPLLEKLEELDKKIRSAKAKNQKSAVDELETKFKLVEAKAVKLVKQNEIGQIVEQAGGVGLNATTSSEATRYFYSFPANKLELWMSLESERFLDPVFREFYKEKDVILEERRMRVENSPVGLMVEKFMDTAFKVHPYRRPTIGYDEDIRNLTPENVRTFFENYYVPSNLTIAIVGDVDPDEVKKLAQVYFGRYQAKTKGQAKITSEPQQTKTRELTLELPTQPWYFEGYHRPAITDPNNAAYDIIASLLSSGRTSRLYKSLIEEKRIALAAQGINGYPGDKYPNLMLFYALTAPGHTVDELAIALRTEIDKLKTEPVSPKELERVKNQARAGLLRSLDSNMGMAQQLLEYEVKTGSWRNLFKQLDDIAAVTPADIQRVAQTTFTPENRTVGKLLSKGK, from the coding sequence ATGAAACATTCGACTTTAGAATTTAGATTGAGGATTTTAGATTGGTTCAAGGAGAGAACTAAAACTATTAGCCGTCTATTTGCGCTAACCTTAGTATTGATAATATTTTGTTGGAGTGTCACGCCGCAACTAGCTATAGCATTACAACCTAGTCAGACTTCTATTCAACCATACTTAGATCGGGTAATTAAGGAATTAACAGAATTTCGCCTGGATAATGGTTTAAAATTCATTGTTTTAGAACGACATCAAGCCCCTGTAGTTTCTTTTCTCACCTATGCTGATGTGGGTGGTATTGATGAACCAGATGGACAAACTGGAGTTGCCCACTTTTTAGAACATTTGGCTTTTAAAGGTACAAAACGCATCGGTACAACTGACTACCAAGCCGAAAAACCGCTGTTAGAAAAGTTGGAAGAATTAGACAAAAAAATTAGAAGTGCAAAAGCCAAAAACCAAAAATCAGCAGTAGACGAATTAGAAACTAAGTTTAAATTAGTAGAAGCTAAAGCAGTCAAACTGGTTAAACAAAACGAAATTGGGCAAATTGTAGAACAAGCGGGAGGAGTTGGTTTAAATGCTACTACTTCCAGTGAAGCTACCCGCTATTTTTATAGTTTTCCTGCTAATAAATTAGAACTGTGGATGTCATTGGAATCAGAGAGATTTTTAGATCCTGTATTTCGGGAGTTTTATAAAGAAAAAGATGTAATTTTGGAAGAACGCAGAATGCGGGTAGAAAATTCTCCCGTGGGTTTGATGGTAGAGAAATTTATGGATACGGCTTTTAAAGTTCATCCCTACAGAAGACCAACAATTGGTTATGACGAAGACATCCGTAATTTAACCCCAGAAAATGTGAGAACGTTTTTTGAAAATTATTATGTTCCTAGTAATTTAACCATTGCGATTGTTGGTGATGTTGATCCTGATGAAGTTAAAAAATTAGCTCAAGTTTATTTTGGCAGATATCAAGCAAAAACTAAAGGCCAAGCGAAAATTACTTCAGAACCTCAACAAACAAAAACCAGAGAATTAACTTTAGAATTACCTACCCAACCTTGGTATTTTGAAGGTTATCATCGTCCGGCGATTACTGATCCTAATAATGCCGCTTATGATATCATTGCCAGTTTATTAAGTAGTGGGAGAACTTCTAGACTGTATAAGTCTTTAATCGAAGAAAAAAGAATAGCTCTTGCTGCTCAAGGTATTAATGGTTATCCCGGCGATAAATACCCCAATTTAATGTTATTTTATGCTCTCACTGCACCTGGTCATACAGTGGATGAATTAGCGATCGCTCTCAGAACGGAAATTGATAAATTGAAAACTGAACCTGTATCTCCAAAAGAATTAGAACGGGTGAAAAATCAAGCTAGGGCGGGTTTATTACGTAGTCTTGATTCTAATATGGGCATGGCACAGCAATTATTAGAATATGAAGTAAAAACCGGTTCTTGGCGCAATTTATTTAAACAATTGGATGATATTGCAGCAGTGACACCAGCAGATATTCAACGGGTAGCACAAACAACTTTTACTCCAGAAAATCGCACTGTTGGTAAATTATTGTCAAAGGGAAAATAG
- a CDS encoding T3SS effector HopA1 family protein yields MQVLDSLQSQLSELPQRLQTSLTDIVNQIEIKSLYSIKHPSYPTMELPESIVYRFSQLPLEIQNRHLGIQLRNFIYSAYYNGTLSPDLNSDQEKKNAELPKNLENNSLFGIDLEFYENLHTRNKSQGYWSHNWQVVREETNGSVVVHRNGLTLHVDPELHILPTKNGINVGKFVSIKMPKNLVQNGFYMAVANVGSQNGHQTARIYFNLTPEGAATVMESLTEQLNNIDFSFSFKALYNPSDYRRYDSAVLYFNKGEYEVLYPVLQRIYEENKAYFQEQVPLFTKLLAPGLACAEEPDQTFADQESFGTHRCQIIANGLISAWQEGDNSPESRMAAIFKEFSAHKVHIQHPYLNYRSQDVYTLLC; encoded by the coding sequence ATGCAAGTATTAGATTCTCTCCAGTCTCAACTTTCAGAACTACCTCAGCGATTGCAGACATCATTAACTGATATTGTCAATCAGATTGAAATTAAATCTCTTTACTCTATTAAACATCCCAGTTATCCCACTATGGAATTACCGGAGTCAATTGTCTATCGCTTTTCCCAGTTACCTCTAGAAATTCAAAATCGGCATTTAGGTATACAACTGCGTAATTTTATATACAGTGCCTATTATAACGGTACTTTGAGTCCCGATCTCAACTCTGATCAAGAGAAAAAAAATGCTGAATTACCCAAGAATTTGGAAAATAATAGCTTATTCGGCATAGATTTAGAATTTTATGAAAATCTGCACACCAGGAACAAAAGTCAAGGTTACTGGAGTCATAATTGGCAAGTAGTCAGGGAAGAAACAAATGGCAGTGTAGTAGTTCATAGAAATGGATTAACACTCCATGTTGATCCAGAATTGCATATTTTACCAACGAAAAACGGAATTAATGTTGGTAAGTTTGTATCCATAAAAATGCCCAAGAATTTAGTGCAAAATGGCTTTTATATGGCTGTAGCTAATGTTGGTTCTCAAAATGGTCATCAAACTGCACGTATTTATTTCAATTTAACACCAGAGGGAGCAGCAACGGTGATGGAAAGTCTCACAGAACAACTCAATAATATAGATTTTTCCTTTTCCTTTAAAGCTCTATACAATCCATCTGACTATAGACGTTATGACTCAGCGGTACTTTACTTTAATAAGGGCGAATATGAGGTACTTTATCCAGTTTTACAAAGAATATATGAGGAAAATAAAGCCTATTTTCAGGAACAAGTACCTTTATTTACGAAGTTATTAGCGCCAGGTTTAGCTTGTGCTGAAGAACCAGATCAAACATTTGCAGATCAAGAAAGTTTTGGTACTCATCGCTGTCAAATTATTGCTAATGGTTTAATTTCTGCTTGGCAGGAAGGTGATAATAGTCCAGAGAGTCGTATGGCAGCTATTTTTAAAGAATTTTCAGCACATAAAGTTCACATCCAACATCCCTATCTTAATTATCGCTCGCAGGATGTTTACACTCTTTTATGCTAA
- a CDS encoding phosphotransferase: MVFVLSSQNVFNYLISKGICNQEDESLSKIEPKPAKNFNLLINLPDGRQLLVKQERLTKEGKIRGEFLEEWQIHNFYQTFPEISHIRSSLSEVIHFDEENSIIVFNYLNDYRDLSEFHAKENIFPVEIAHSIGETLATIHHLTLNNSDYQKFFQTSETIKSQINYDLTRGLERITPEVFGSVTAEGLKFFSLYQKYDNLGKAIAELSQAINLCCLTHNDLKLNNILLSKGWESQINQTDANVNHNIIRLIDWEDAGWGDPASDLGAMIASYLQIWLYSMVTSKTIPIENSLRLAAIPLALLQPSLSALVTAYFANFPEILEQRPDFLNRVIQFAGFSLIRSIQAKLQHERSFGNPGICILQVSKSLLCRPQASVTTIFGMETEDLLPTKLSVSIA, encoded by the coding sequence ATGGTATTTGTATTAAGTTCTCAAAACGTTTTTAATTATCTCATCTCCAAAGGAATATGTAATCAAGAAGATGAGTCATTGAGCAAAATTGAGCCAAAACCAGCTAAAAACTTTAATTTACTCATTAACTTACCAGATGGTCGGCAATTATTAGTTAAACAAGAACGTTTGACTAAAGAAGGTAAAATTCGCGGTGAGTTTTTAGAGGAATGGCAAATACATAATTTTTACCAAACCTTTCCAGAAATAAGTCATATACGCTCATCTTTATCGGAAGTAATTCATTTTGATGAGGAAAATTCCATCATTGTTTTTAATTATCTTAATGACTATCGTGACTTATCAGAATTTCATGCTAAAGAGAATATATTCCCCGTAGAAATAGCGCACTCAATTGGAGAAACCTTAGCAACGATTCATCATTTAACCTTAAATAACTCAGATTATCAGAAATTTTTTCAAACCTCAGAGACAATCAAAAGTCAAATAAATTATGATTTGACTAGAGGGTTAGAGAGAATTACACCAGAAGTATTTGGTTCTGTGACAGCAGAAGGGTTAAAATTCTTTTCTCTCTATCAAAAATATGATAATTTGGGAAAGGCGATCGCAGAGCTAAGTCAAGCTATTAATTTATGTTGTTTAACCCACAATGACTTAAAGTTAAATAACATTCTTCTGTCTAAAGGTTGGGAATCACAAATTAATCAAACAGACGCTAACGTCAATCACAATATAATTCGTTTAATAGATTGGGAAGATGCAGGTTGGGGAGATCCCGCTAGTGATTTAGGTGCAATGATTGCTAGTTATTTACAAATTTGGCTCTACAGCATGGTAACAAGTAAAACTATCCCCATAGAAAATTCTTTGCGTTTAGCTGCAATTCCCCTAGCACTTTTACAACCTTCTTTATCAGCATTGGTAACAGCTTATTTTGCTAACTTTCCCGAAATTTTAGAACAGCGTCCTGATTTCTTGAACAGGGTGATACAGTTCGCTGGTTTTTCGTTAATTAGGTCTATTCAAGCCAAATTACAACACGAAAGAAGCTTTGGTAATCCAGGTATTTGTATTCTCCAAGTTTCTAAGAGTTTGTTATGTCGTCCTCAAGCGTCAGTCACCACAATTTTTGGCATGGAAACTGAAGATTTATTACCCACAAAGTTATCAGTATCTATTGCTTAA
- a CDS encoding PhzF family phenazine biosynthesis protein produces the protein MKQIITQVDAFANKPFHGNPAAVCVLKHPQEDYWMQQVAAEMNLSETAFLVTEDNGFNLRWFTPTVEVPLCGHATLASAHVLWSEGHLLPDEIAYFHTKSGVLVAKKKSNWIELDFPVNYSQTVEAPVELNTILGVSYKSVSLNSLGYLVEVESAEIVREMQPNFQEMQKLDVANIIVTSIGDGEYDFVSRFFAPGLGINEDPVTGAAHCCLAPFWQEKLNKNEFLAYQASSRGGVVKVYYPGKDRVFLAGQAITVMRGELQ, from the coding sequence ATGAAACAGATTATCACTCAAGTTGACGCTTTTGCTAATAAACCATTTCACGGCAACCCGGCTGCTGTTTGTGTGTTAAAACATCCCCAAGAGGACTACTGGATGCAGCAAGTAGCGGCTGAAATGAATTTATCAGAAACTGCTTTTTTAGTTACAGAAGATAATGGTTTTAATTTACGCTGGTTTACACCAACAGTAGAAGTTCCCCTTTGTGGTCATGCAACTTTAGCCAGCGCTCATGTATTATGGTCAGAGGGGCATTTATTACCTGATGAAATTGCATATTTTCATACTAAAAGTGGAGTATTAGTTGCCAAGAAAAAAAGTAATTGGATTGAATTAGATTTCCCTGTTAATTATTCCCAAACTGTAGAAGCACCAGTGGAATTAAATACAATTTTGGGTGTTAGTTATAAATCAGTTTCTCTTAACTCCCTTGGTTATTTAGTAGAAGTTGAATCTGCGGAAATAGTGCGAGAAATGCAGCCAAATTTTCAAGAGATGCAAAAATTAGATGTTGCTAATATAATTGTTACCAGCATTGGTGATGGAGAATATGATTTTGTTTCGCGGTTTTTTGCTCCTGGGTTGGGAATTAATGAAGATCCCGTAACTGGTGCAGCACATTGTTGTTTAGCACCTTTTTGGCAGGAAAAATTAAATAAAAATGAGTTTTTAGCTTATCAAGCTTCTAGTCGGGGGGGTGTGGTAAAAGTTTATTATCCTGGAAAAGATCGGGTGTTTTTAGCAGGACAAGCTATAACTGTAATGCGTGGTGAGTTACAGTAG
- a CDS encoding type II toxin-antitoxin system PemK/MazF family toxin, giving the protein MAKHSDYRMGSIWIVTFDPSVGTEIQKTRPALIISGTLFNNQRSKVTVLPFTSAKPNNPRISPAVVEVPTSAKNGLSVDSLLICVEPMTFDKVRLTQQLGELEAELLEQTQSILRRYLSLNSN; this is encoded by the coding sequence ATGGCAAAACATAGCGATTACCGAATGGGAAGCATCTGGATAGTAACATTTGACCCATCCGTAGGTACAGAAATTCAAAAAACTCGTCCAGCACTGATAATTTCTGGGACTTTGTTTAACAACCAACGCAGCAAAGTCACAGTTTTACCTTTTACTTCCGCAAAACCTAATAACCCCCGCATTTCACCTGCGGTAGTTGAAGTACCTACATCAGCGAAAAATGGACTTTCTGTAGATAGTCTTTTGATATGCGTTGAACCCATGACATTTGACAAAGTTCGTTTAACTCAACAATTAGGAGAATTAGAAGCAGAATTACTAGAACAGACACAAAGCATTTTGCGGAGATATCTTAGTTTAAACAGTAATTAA